From Alcaligenes faecalis, the proteins below share one genomic window:
- a CDS encoding RES family NAD+ phosphorylase codes for MAKPASPAAADKKHIPQEGGSAISAPGGELRLTLMEWPKGQLLHRVHQDKYLATQFNPGTQGNARFSPIQDEKGRAIPTLYGGTSRDCAMMETVFHDVPHAASFKSYDKKKLLGQVHSTVLLNAPLVLVDLASVPLRKLGVTRKQLIDTEKDQYPATRLWAAAIYRQCPQAQGLCWVSRQDDSARAVMLFGDRIAKSALKPQGPSHSLSEDPASYDAVLDLAERIGVLIVPGRG; via the coding sequence ATGGCTAAGCCAGCGTCGCCCGCGGCCGCTGATAAAAAGCACATTCCACAGGAGGGGGGATCGGCAATCTCCGCTCCAGGTGGTGAGCTGCGTTTGACCTTGATGGAGTGGCCCAAAGGGCAGTTATTGCATCGCGTTCATCAAGATAAATATTTGGCGACCCAGTTCAACCCAGGTACGCAGGGCAATGCGCGTTTCAGTCCAATTCAGGATGAGAAGGGCAGGGCCATTCCCACCTTGTACGGCGGCACCAGCCGCGATTGTGCCATGATGGAAACCGTCTTTCATGACGTTCCGCACGCCGCTAGCTTTAAAAGTTATGACAAGAAAAAGCTGCTGGGGCAGGTGCATTCCACCGTGCTGCTGAATGCGCCTTTGGTTCTTGTCGATCTGGCCAGTGTCCCGCTAAGGAAACTGGGTGTGACACGCAAGCAACTGATCGACACCGAAAAAGATCAGTATCCGGCAACCCGTTTGTGGGCTGCTGCGATTTATCGGCAATGTCCGCAGGCCCAAGGCTTGTGCTGGGTGTCCCGGCAGGATGATTCGGCACGGGCCGTGATGCTCTTTGGGGACCGCATTGCCAAAAGCGCCTTGAAGCCTCAAGGCCCATCCCACAGCTTGAGCGAAGACCCGGCCAGCTACGATGCCGTGCTGGATCTGGCTGAACGGATCGGGGTGCTGATCGTTCCAGGTCGCGGGTAA